The following coding sequences are from one Nicotiana tomentosiformis chromosome 3, ASM39032v3, whole genome shotgun sequence window:
- the LOC138907522 gene encoding uncharacterized protein: MVEKNEDLDAQLASHTTSIRNLEVQMGQISQALNTRPKGSLSSYTVVNPKGGNNTGHVMEIITRSGRVKKAKAPLPKPPSPYLQRLAKQNGENQFKKSIQMMKGLSINVQLVEASEQMPRYAKFMKDLVTKKRSMNFETIKVTHQVSEIVHSMDPKLEDSDALMIPCTIRSSDFAKALCDTRASINLMPYSVFKTLGIGKARPISMSLQMVDHIMKRPLGVIEDVLVQVDKFILAANFVILDCEFDYEVPIILGRHFLYMCNALCDVGVRELTFRVGDEQVVFHVCKSMRQPNSNEVCSFVDFVINVIIEDTSATINVGDMLESTLLKFADDRWIVSWNV, encoded by the exons atggtggagaagaatgaggatttggatgcccaacttgcctcacataccacatcaatccgtaatcttgaagttcaaatggggcaaatctctcaagctcttaaTACTCGTCCTAAGGGTTCATTATCAAGTTACACGgtagtgaacccaaagggtggtaataACACGGGGCATGTCATGGAGattatcacaagaagtggaagag tgaaaaaggctaaggcaccCTTGCCAAAGCCTCCATCTCCTTACCTTCAAAGGCTTGCTAAGCAAAATGGTgaaaatcaattcaagaagtctattcaaATGATGAAAGGTCTCTCTATTAATGTGCAATTGGTAGAAGCTTCGGAACAAATGCCCCGTTATGctaagtttatgaaagatcttgtgaccaagaagaggtcgatgaattttgaaactatcaaggtcacacatcaagtgagtgaaattgttCATTCCATggatcctaagttggaggatTCCGATGCTTTAATGATTCCTTGTACCATTAGAAGTTCCgattttgctaaagctctttgtgatactagggcgagtatcaatttgatgccctactcggtgttcaaaactttggggaTTGGGAAAGcaagacccatatctatgagTTTGCAAATGGTCGATCATAtcatgaagaggccattgggagTGATTGAGGATGTCTTGGTCCAAGTTGATAAGTTTATCCTTGCAGCGAACTTTGTGATTCTAGATTGTGAGTTTGACTATGAAGTGCCTATTATTCTTGGAAGGCATTTCCTTTATATGTGTAATGCCCTCTGTGATGTGGGAGtcagagaactcactttccgggttggtgatgagcaagtggtattccatgtatgCAAGTCTATGcgtcaaccaaatagcaatgaagtgtgttcttttgtggacttcgTAATCAATGTCATTATTGAGGacacaagtgctacaatcaatgttggtgacaTGTTGGaatccactttgctcaaatttgcCGATGATAGATGGATcgtttcatggaatgtgtga